Proteins encoded within one genomic window of Lynx canadensis isolate LIC74 chromosome B4, mLynCan4.pri.v2, whole genome shotgun sequence:
- the MIOX gene encoding inositol oxygenase — protein MKVAVGPDPSLVYRPDVDPEAAKDKGSFRNYTSGPLLDRVFATYKLMHTQQTVDFVRKKHTQFGGFSYKKMTVLEAVAMLDGLVDESDPDVDFPNSFHAFQTAEGIRKAHPDKDWFHLVGLLHDLGKVLVLAGEPQWAVVGDTFPVGCRPQASVVFCDSTFQDNPDLQDPRYSTELGMYQPYCGLENVLMSWGHDEYMYQMMKFNKFSLPPEAFYMIRFHSFYPWHTGGDYRQLCSEQDLAMLPWVQEFNKFDLYTKCPDLPDVDELRPYYQGLIDKYCPGVLSW, from the exons ATGAAGGTGGCTGTG GGCCCAGACCCTTCCCTGGTCTACCGGCCCGATGTGGACCCAGAGGCAGCCAAAGACAAGGGCAGCTTCCGAAACTACACC TCTGGCCCGCTGCTGGACCGTGTCTTTGCCACCTACAAGCTTATGCACACGCAGCAGACCGTGGACTTCGTCAGGAAGAAG CACACCCAGTTTGGGGGCTTCTCCTACAAGAAAATGACTGTGCTGGAGGCTGTGGCCATGCTGGACGGGCTGGTGGACGAGTCGGACCCAGACGTGGACTTCCCTAATTCCTTCCATGCCTTCCAGACTGCTGAGGGCATCCGGAAAGCCCACCCTGACAAGG acTGGTTCCACCTCGTGGGGCTGCTGCATGACCTGGGGAAGGTCCTGGTTCTGGCAGGGGAGCCCCAG TGGGCGGTTGTTGGAGACACCTTCCCAGTTGGCTGCCGTCCCCAGGCCTCTGTGGTTTTCTGTGACTCCACCTTCCAGGACAACCCCGACCTCCAGGATCCTCGATACAG CACAGAGTTGGGCATGTACCAGCCCTACTGTGGGCTAGAGAACGTCCTCATGTCCTGGGGCCATGATG AGTACATGTACCAGATGATGAAGTTCAACAAATTCTCTCTCCCAccggag GCCTTCTACATGATCCGATTCCACTCCTTCTACCCTTGGCACACGGGTGGCGACTACCGGCAGCTGTGCAGTGAGCAGGACCTGGCCATGCTTCCCTGGGTGCAGGAGTTCAA CAAGTTTGACCTCTACACCAAGTGTCCAGATCTGCCGGATGTGGACGAGCTGCGGCCCTACTACCAGGGGCTCATTGACAAGTACTGCCCTGGTGTGCTGAGCTGGTGA
- the ADM2 gene encoding protein ADM2: protein MARPPPVTFGCISLLCLLLPGTLSRGLGGSQWPAPPREPPAWAPSGGLKPGHPAVQPVVWKLHQALQPQRSANRAPATGRPLRGGPHRHPGPRRSRAQLLRVGCGLGTCQVHNLGHRLWQLVGSAGPRDSAPVDPSSPHSYG from the exons ATGGCCCGGCCCCCGCCGGTCACATTCGGTTGCATCAGCCTGCTCTGCCTGTTGCTCCCGGGCACACTGTCCCGCGGCCTGGGCGGGAGCCAATGGCCTGCCCCACCCAG GGAGCCCCCAGCCTGGGCCCCTTCCGGTGGCCTGAAGCCGGGACACCCTGCCGTTCAGCCTGTGGTCTGGAAGCTACACCAGGCCCTCCAGCCACAGAGGAGCGCCAACCGAGCCCCTGCCACGGGTCGCCCTCTCCGGGGTGGCCCCCACCGACACCCGGGCCCCCGCAGGTCCCGAGCCCAGCTCCTGAGGGTGGGCTGTGGGCTGGGCACCTGCCAGGTGCACAACCTCGGCCACCGCCTATGGCAGCTGGTTGGGTCAGCCGGCCCACGGGACTCAGCCCCCGTGGACCCCAGCAGCCCCCACAGCTACGGCTGA
- the LMF2 gene encoding lipase maturation factor 2, which yields MAGSRLPRQLFLQGVAAVFMFAFASLYTQIPGLYGAEGILPARKTLRPQGKGRWQQLWETPTLLWEAPQLGLDTTQGLELLSLLGTLLALGALLLRQLRTLLVYLLLWAAYLSAYQVGQVFLYFQWDSLLLETGFLAVLVAPLRPCHHHKQAPQGGLAGALPHEDLPFWLVRWLLFRLMFASGVVKLTSRCPAWWGLTALTYHYETQCLPTPASWFTHHLPVWLHKLCVVATFLIEIAVPPLFFAPVRRLRLAAFYSQVLLQVLIIITGNYNFFNLLTLVLTTALLDDGHLTATPGNSHCKKAASSWPRTLLAVLSLLLEFTIYGLLAYGTVYYFGLEVDWEQRAVHSRTTFTFHQFSQWLKTVTLPTMWLGVASLTWELLTALWRWTQVRGWPRRLCTAVQLLIFGTATVALFVISLVPYSYMEPSTHGRLWTGAHRLFGTVEHLQLANSYGLFRRMTGLGGRPEVVLEGSYDGHRWVEIEFMYKPGNVSRPPPIVAPHQPRLDWQMWFAALGPHSHSPWFTGLVLRLLQGKEPVIRLIQNDVTKYPFHKRPPTYLRAQRYKYWFSHPGEQSQWWRRQWVEEFFPPVSLGDPTLDTLLRQFGLQDKSPPRARSSSNTLAQALHWVRRQLSPLEPSTLLWGLLAAVGAIRVVQALHSRPHSPRSSPPGKEEKHRPAPKKDSGAATKRAAPAPDNCTSSSQSPGRKK from the exons ATGGCGGGCTCCCGGCTCCCGCGACAGCTCTTCCTTCAGGGCGTGGCCGCCGTCTTCATGTTCGCGTTCGCGTCCCTCTACACGCAGATCCCGG GCCTGTATGGTGCCGAGGGCATCCTACCTGCGCGGAAGACGCTGAGGCCACAGGGCAAGGGGCGCTGGCAGCAGCTGTGGGAGACCCCGACCCTGCTGTGGGAGGCGCCGCAGCTCGGGCTAGACACCACGCAGGGCCTGGAGCTGCTGAGCCTGCTGGGCACCCTGCTGGCCCTGGGTGCGCTGCTGCTGCGCCAGCTGCGCACCCTCCTCGTCTACCTGCTGCTCTGGGCTGCCTACCTGTCGGCCTACCAG GTGGGCCAGGTGTTTCTTTATTTCCAGTG GGATTCCCTGCTGCTGGAGACTGGCTTCCTGGCCGTGCTGGTGGCCCCCCTGAGACCGTGCCACCACCATAAGCAGGCCCCCCAGGGCGGGCTGGCAGGGGCCTTGCCCCACGAAGACCTCCCCTTCTGGCTGGTCCGCTGGCTGCTGTTTCGCCTCATGTTTGCCTCGGGTGTGGTCAAGCTCACCAGCCGTTGCCCCGCTTGGTGGGGGCTTACCG CACTCACCTACCACTACGAGACACAGTGCCTGCCCACACCTGCCTCCTGGTTCACCCACCACCTGCCCGTCTGGCTGCACAAACTATGTGTGGTGGCCACCTTCCTCATTGAGATCGCAGTGCCCCCCCTGTTCTTCGCCCCTGTTCGCCGCCTGCGTTTGGCAGCTTTCTACTCTCAG GTTTTGCTGCAAGTCCTCATTATCATCACTGGCAACTATAACTTCTTCAACCTGCTCACGCTGGTGCTCACCACCGCTCTTCTGGATGATGGGCACCTGACTGCTACACCTGGCAACAGCCACTGCAAAAAGGCGGCCAGTT CCTGGCCCAGGACGCTGCTGGCTGTGCTGTCTCTGCTCTTGGAATTCACCATCTACGGGCTGCTAGCCTATGGTACCGTGTACTACTTCGGCCTGGAAGTCGACTGGGAGCAGCGTGCTGTCCACTCCAGAACCA CTTTTACCTTCCACCAGTTTTCCCAGTGGCTGAAAACGGTGACCCTGCCCACCATGTGGCTGGGGGTGGCCTCCCTCACCTGGGAACTGCTGACTGCCCTCTGGAG gtggACCCAGGTGCGAGGGTGGCCgaggaggctctgcactgcagtCCAGCTGCTCATCTTCGGCACTGCCACGGTGGCCTTGTTTGTGATCAGCCTG GTGCCATACTCCTACATGGAACCCTCAACCCACGGGCGACTCTGGACTGGGGCCCACCGCCTGTTCGGCACCGTAGAGCACCTACAGCTGGCTAACTCCTACGGCCTCTTCCGCCGGATGACCGGTCTGGGTGGGCGGCCCGAAGTGGTGCTGGAGGGCAGCTATGACGGGCACCGCTGGGTG GAGATCGAGTTCATGTACAAGCCCGGGAACGTGAGCCGGCCACCCCCCATCGTGGCGCCCCACCAGCCCCGCCTCGACTGGCAGATGTGGTTCGCAGCCTTGGGCCCACACTCTCACAGCCCCTGGTTCACGGGCCTGGTCCTGCGCCTGCTGCAGGGCAAGGAGCCTG TGATCCGCCTCATCCAGAACGACGTGACTAAGTACCCCTTCCACAAGCGGCCACCCACCTACTTGCGGGCCCAGCGCTACAAGTACTGGTTCTCACATCCTGGGGAGCAGAG CCAGTGGTGGCGACGCCAGTGGGTAGAGGAATTCTTCCCACCAGTGTCCTTGGGGGACCCAACGCTGGACACGCTGCTCAGACAGTTTGGCCTTCAG GACAAGAGCCCACCCCGAGCCCGCAGCTCCAGCAACACCCTGGCCCAGGCCCTCCACTGGGTCCGGAGACAGCTGTCTCCCCTGGAGCCTTCCACCCTGCTCTGGGGGCTCCTCGCCGCAGTGGGGGCCATCAGGGTCGTGCAGGCCCTGCATTCAAGGCCTCATTCCCCCCGGTCTTCCCCTCcggggaaggaggagaagcacAGGCCAGCCCCGAAGAAGGACTCTGGAGCTGCCACCAAACGAgctgccccagcccctgacaactgTACGAGCAGTTCCCAGTCTCCAGGGAGGAAAAAATAG